In Candidatus Caldatribacterium sp., a single genomic region encodes these proteins:
- a CDS encoding adenylosuccinate synthase, which yields MSICIVVGTHWGDEGKGRIVDYLSRGADIVVRAQGGSNAGHTVVVGEKKYIFHLIPSGILFPGKVCILGDGMVIDPLSFLEETHLLEEEGIAFADRLFISEKAHVVMPYHRLFDGFYEHLRGAGKIGTTRRGIGPAYEDKVARFGIRVVDLLHPEIFAAKLKITLDYKNRILEQVFAHPPLSYEAILEEYLRYGECLRPYVRDTSHFLYEAWRSGKRIIIEGAQGTMLDLDHGTYPFVTSSYPVASGALLGAGIGPVQDAEVLGVCKAYTSRVGEGPFPTELSDDTGMYLREKGGEYGATTGRPRRCGWLDGVVLKYAARINNITSLALTKLDVLGGLPRVKWCYAYEVEGGLLEEFPMDPHIWPLCRPVYREFEGWSEDISEVRSYSDLPRNVRIFVESLEDFLGIPVVLLSVGPRRDDTIVREELW from the coding sequence GTGAGCATTTGCATCGTTGTTGGGACTCACTGGGGAGATGAGGGAAAGGGAAGGATCGTCGATTACCTGAGTCGTGGGGCAGATATTGTGGTGCGGGCTCAGGGAGGAAGCAACGCCGGTCATACAGTTGTGGTGGGAGAAAAAAAGTACATTTTCCACCTCATACCCTCTGGAATTCTCTTTCCTGGAAAGGTCTGCATTCTTGGAGACGGAATGGTCATCGATCCGCTCTCCTTCCTTGAAGAAACCCATCTCCTTGAAGAGGAAGGCATTGCCTTTGCAGATCGTCTCTTCATAAGTGAAAAGGCCCATGTTGTCATGCCTTACCATCGCCTCTTTGACGGTTTCTATGAGCATCTCCGGGGAGCGGGAAAAATTGGGACAACCAGACGAGGCATTGGGCCCGCTTACGAGGATAAGGTGGCCCGTTTTGGTATCCGCGTTGTGGACCTTCTGCATCCTGAGATTTTCGCTGCAAAGCTCAAAATTACCCTTGATTACAAGAACCGGATTCTTGAGCAAGTTTTTGCTCACCCTCCTCTCTCTTACGAGGCGATTCTTGAGGAGTACCTGAGGTACGGGGAGTGCTTACGACCCTATGTCCGGGATACGTCACACTTTCTGTACGAAGCCTGGCGCTCGGGGAAGCGTATCATCATTGAGGGAGCCCAGGGGACAATGCTTGATCTTGACCATGGAACGTATCCCTTTGTCACCTCTTCGTACCCGGTGGCAAGTGGTGCCCTCCTTGGAGCAGGGATAGGCCCGGTTCAAGATGCAGAGGTTCTGGGGGTGTGCAAAGCCTACACATCCCGGGTGGGAGAGGGTCCCTTCCCCACCGAGCTCTCTGACGACACCGGGATGTACCTTCGGGAGAAAGGAGGCGAGTACGGGGCAACCACCGGTCGGCCTCGCCGTTGCGGATGGCTTGACGGGGTTGTGCTCAAGTATGCAGCCCGAATCAATAACATAACCTCCCTTGCGCTGACAAAACTCGATGTTCTTGGAGGGCTTCCTCGGGTCAAGTGGTGCTATGCCTATGAGGTCGAGGGAGGGTTACTTGAGGAGTTCCCCATGGATCCTCATATCTGGCCTTTGTGTCGTCCTGTATATCGGGAGTTTGAGGGGTGGAGTGAGGACATCTCTGAGGTGCGCTCGTACAGTGACCTTCCCCGGAATGTCCGCATTTTTGTCGAATCCTTGGAGGATTTCCTTGGGATTCCGGTGGTTCTCCTTTCGGTTGGTCCTCGACGGGATGATACAATAGTGAGGGAGGAGCTCTGGTAG